A segment of the Bacillus sp. es.034 genome:
TCGTTAGTTCCTTAAATATTTTCATAGATTTCCAATAGTGAACCCTCTGGATCACGAAAATGAGCGACCTTCATCCCCCATTCCAATTTCTCCATAGGCCTGTTGATGAATTCCACCTTTTCTTTCAGTTTTTCATATGTATCCTGGACACTCGCCACCTCAAAAATTAAAGCAAAACGTTCACCTTGCTCCCCTCCTACAATGTATCCGGGGTTGAGGGCATCCGTCATCTGTTTCCTCTCAAATATCCCTAAGTGTGTTTGTCCAACTTTAAATTGCCCATACAGGGAGTTTTCATCTCCCCACGATACTTCAAAGCCCAAGACGTCTCTTTAAAAAAGAAAGCATTTTCTATAATTGTCCACCAATAATCTGGTATGTGTTAATTTCAATTCAAAACCCTCCCTTAACGATCTATTTCCACCAATAATTTCAAACCACTTTATTTCTGGCAATCTTTTTTTATATTTAAAAAAGTGATTTGAAAATGAAGAATTCAATAAAGTCATGAAATGACAAAAAGCCCAGTCAACCTAAACTGGACTTTTCAAAACGATTGATGGCACATGGAATGGAGAGCGTCCATAGTTGCCAGCGTCACGTCATTGCCCTGTCCCTCCAGCTGAATCGCGTCCGCCTCCCATGGTGTAGTTACGGTTTTCCCCTGGTTTCGCTCCAGGATCTATCCCCGGCGTGTGCCGGTCGTTCCCTCTTCGCTTGCGTCTGATGTCAATGGCTACCGCAAATAATAAGGTCCCTGCAATTAAAACAACAAACCACAGCATGTATATCTCCCCCTTATCATCATATGATGGAGATGGAATTCAAATGCAATCCTCGCTTCAGAAATGATCAGGCAGTTAAAATGGTTATTCGTTCGCAGCAGTCTTGAAAATATGAAATCTGATTAATGCTCCGCAAAGGTCTTTCTGAATCCATAAAACGGTCTGTATCCTTTTTGTTCATAATAGGTATGAGAAGACGTGTTGGTAAGCATCTCAATTCTCGTCTTTGGAAATAGCCCATGAACGTATTTGAGCATAGCATCTCCGATTCCCAACCCGCGGAAATCTGCGTGGACCAGTAGTTCACAAATAAACAATGTTACAGATTGATCCGTAAGTCCTCGGATATAGCCGATGACACGCCCATTGAACTCTGCCACATATGCAATATTCGAATGCTCCCAAGCATCCTTTGTACTTTCCTTATTTTCCACAAGATTATTCCATTTTTCTTCTCTATTTAAAGTATGTATATTGAAAAAGTCTTCCGTTTCGTATGCCCTTATTTCTATGAGGTCTTTATTTTTCAAGCGTATTTGCATCTTGGATTTCCTCCCATTGTCTAGTCCCAATAAAATCTCTCTTACTCTCTACCAAAATACTTCATTCCAAAGTTCATCAATAGATAAAAGAAAGATATGACTATACTTTAACATAATTATCCATCAACCCTGCTGTTTTTTTAAAAAAGAAGCTCAATCATCAGATTGGCTTCTTGTACTCCTATCAATTCCATTCCACTACAGGCTTGTCGATTTGAGGTGGTATCCCCAATTCTTCACCAGCTGCAAAAATCAATTCTTTTCTAAAATAGTAGCTAATATGGTGCACAATCTTCCCATTCTCCACTTCCTGGTACTGTATATCATGGATTTCAGGTCCATTCGTTCCCTCAGAAAGCATGACTATGACATTACGGCCCCATAACCCGTATTCCACAGCCTTCATACCAGGGAGGCCATATTTCATGGATCCGGAACGCATCTCTCCTTTGCTGTATTCCTGGAAGCCGAGGGCAGCCTCATTGTGGGCTTCTTCACTGATCAATGTCATAACGGCTTCAATATCGCCATCGTTCATTGCATTCAAGTAGGCTTGGATGACAGGATGAGTGTCAGATACAGGATGTTGAGTCCTGACCTCGAGTAGGTCGACAGTTTGCAACTTCTCTTTCATTCGACGGACCGTTGCATAGACCGCTCCCGGAGTGGTCCTAACCATACCCGCCACTTCCCTGGCATCGAATCTGAACACTTCTTTTAACAAAAAGACCGCCACCTGCCTCGGGTAAAAAAGATCAAAAAGGATGTGTAATGCTTCCTCTGCCTCCAGACCATCAGTGAAGTTTTCTAGAGGAAGTTCATCTTCCTCAAGGAGACCAACATGTCTTTTTTCTTTTCGGCACTGGTCAATCCACGTGGTTGTCGCCATTCGATACAAATAGGCTTTCGGGTTAGTCGGGTGCCAACGCTGGTAATACCCTCCGAATGCTTTTAGCATGGTATCCTGAAATAAATCTTCTCCATCCCAGGGTGAGCCCGTTAAATAACGGCAATACCTCCACAATCCTTCTTTGAATTCTTCGATCATGGAATTGAATTCAATCGCCAATTCCCTGTTTTTTTCCGAAAATGATTCTTTCATTTTTTCCCCCATGGTCATCCCCCTCTAATTTATCATTCATATGTAAAACGTTTAAACAATGCAAAATTATACGGAAACAGCAAAAAAATAATGAAGAATCTTATCTCTCTTTTATTTTACCATAATATTCAAACTGCTAGCATAATAGAAAAGGAGGAATCCCTGATTAGGAACTCCTCCGATAAAATTGATGCGGAATATGTGCATTCAATTCTTCCGTTCATTTCCCCTTTTAAAATTCCCCGTCACTTTTGCCATGATTAACTGCATCCCTTTTTCATCATGGGCATCTTTCATTTTCTTCAAAAATTTATCCGCTTCTCTGCCTTTTAATGCTTTCACCTGCTTACCTTCATACTCAATAAATACGGTTTGATCTTTGAGGACCCGGAAATGAAAAGGAGAATCATCCAGTCGGTTTCGTTTATCGACATTGTCCATCGCTTGTTTTCCCTTCTTTTCATAATTGTTGGTGTTGCTTCTTAGCAGCCTGCCAAGTACGGATCATACTCGGTACCCCTACTGACATGCTTACCACGAAACTCCACATCACGTACATCCATTGACCGGTGTAAAGGGCTACACATATGAAAAATATCAGTTGACCCAAGAGGGCAAACCAAGAAGCGATCCATGCGAAAGTAAGATTCTCCTTCATCTTCCATCCTCCTTGTATAAATTTTATACGCGATCAGCTTAGTCAATGTTTTTTCAGTTCAGATAACCATATAATGCAATACAGAAAAAATTTGAAGCAATCACTCGTTTAGAGACGTGGATACTGTATATCTCTTTAGTTCATCACCCATTTATCCTTCATAAATAGAACTCTGCCAATGGCAAAGATGATCACCATCATTACCAGATTGCTTCCTATCGTAATCGCGATGTGCTGGTAATCGACTACTCCCATCAGCAATTCTTTGAATTGGCTGAATAGGTTAAGAATCGGGATGGCAAAATGTTTAAAGGTCAGCTCATTTAGACCGACATTTGTGATAATCATGCCTGGGAACGCGGCAAGCATCATGATGGGAGCACTGTAGCTACCGGCTTCTTTAACGGTTTTCCCCAGGATGCTTGTGATCATCTGCAGGGAAGCGATGAACACGGCATAGACGATGGTAAGCAGCAGGGAAATCCCTACGATTACATAGACATTATCACCAAAGGAAACTGCGTCTTTCAGGTTTTCTGTGAATAGCGTAATCTCAATAGCAAGGACAATGAGCGTGACAAGACCTGTAATGACCCCTACGGAAGCAATAGTCAACCATTTAGAAAGCATCAAGGTGGATCGTTTGACGGGTGTCATGAGTAAAGCTTCCATCGTTTTCTTTTCTTTTTCCCCAGCGAATAAGTCAGCTGCCGATGGGGCGGTTCCCACTCCTATTGATATAGCCAGGATTAGTGGAAC
Coding sequences within it:
- a CDS encoding VOC family protein, translated to MGFEVSWGDENSLYGQFKVGQTHLGIFERKQMTDALNPGYIVGGEQGERFALIFEVASVQDTYEKLKEKVEFINRPMEKLEWGMKVAHFRDPEGSLLEIYENI
- a CDS encoding GNAT family N-acetyltransferase, with product MQIRLKNKDLIEIRAYETEDFFNIHTLNREEKWNNLVENKESTKDAWEHSNIAYVAEFNGRVIGYIRGLTDQSVTLFICELLVHADFRGLGIGDAMLKYVHGLFPKTRIEMLTNTSSHTYYEQKGYRPFYGFRKTFAEH
- a CDS encoding ABC transporter permease yields the protein MLLSIYLKELKDSFRDRRTLLLTVFLPIFMMSGLVFFYENMVSAGDGETYALAVDSNVSKEVSQIFSGNETIELVKTDNPRKAVEEGEALVAMIVSSDFIQNINEGKEADITLIGDSFSQNSSNLMNAATNSLTAFEKEVTSERLRAEGTDLSVIQPFTIIKQEVSDDEGSMFLLSFLVPLILAISIGVGTAPSAADLFAGEKEKKTMEALLMTPVKRSTLMLSKWLTIASVGVITGLVTLIVLAIEITLFTENLKDAVSFGDNVYVIVGISLLLTIVYAVFIASLQMITSILGKTVKEAGSYSAPIMMLAAFPGMIITNVGLNELTFKHFAIPILNLFSQFKELLMGVVDYQHIAITIGSNLVMMVIIFAIGRVLFMKDKWVMN
- a CDS encoding RNA polymerase sigma factor translates to MGEKMKESFSEKNRELAIEFNSMIEEFKEGLWRYCRYLTGSPWDGEDLFQDTMLKAFGGYYQRWHPTNPKAYLYRMATTTWIDQCRKEKRHVGLLEEDELPLENFTDGLEAEEALHILFDLFYPRQVAVFLLKEVFRFDAREVAGMVRTTPGAVYATVRRMKEKLQTVDLLEVRTQHPVSDTHPVIQAYLNAMNDGDIEAVMTLISEEAHNEAALGFQEYSKGEMRSGSMKYGLPGMKAVEYGLWGRNVIVMLSEGTNGPEIHDIQYQEVENGKIVHHISYYFRKELIFAAGEELGIPPQIDKPVVEWN